The genomic segment TTCGTATGCAATGATTGGCAACCTCCTAGAACTGCAGCAAGTGCTTGTGTTGCAACCCTGATTATGTTATTGTCAGGCTGTTGCGCAGTAAGCGATTCCCCACTAGTCTGAACATGAAAACGCAAATGTGTGGATTTTGGATTTCTAGCATGGTATCTCTCTTTCATTATCTTTGCCCAGATCTTCCTCGCTGCCCTGAACTTCGCAATCTCTTCAAGAAATTCTATTGTGCAACAGAAAAAGAATGATAATCTGGGTGCGAATCCATCAACCTTAAGACCTCTTTCAACACATGCATCAACATATTCGATTGCATTGGAAAAGGTAAACGCAAGTTCTTGAACTGCATTACATCCAGCCTCCCTCATATGATATCCTGATATACTGATAGGATACCATTGCGGGACATATTTTGAGCAGTATTCTACTGAATCAACGAACAAACGCATCGATGGTCTTGGAGGATAGATATACGTGTTCCTTGCGATGTATTCCTTCAATATATCATTCTGTAAGGTACCTCTCAACGCTTTTGGAGAAACACCTTGTGATTCCGCTACACCGATATACAATGATAGCAAGGTAGTAGCTGTGGCATTAATTGTCATGGATGTGCTCACCTTGTCTAGTGGGATGCCGTCAAAACAGGTCATCATGTCTTTCAACGAACTGATTGCTACTCCTGTCCTTCCAACTTCGCCTTCTGCGTGTGAATCGTCAGAATCGTAACCAATTTGCGTAGGAAGGTCAAAAGCTAGGCTCAATCCCGTTTGTCCATGCTCAAGCAAGAACTTGAACCTCTTGTTTGTCTCCTCTGCACTTCCAAAACCGGTATACTGACGCATTGTCCACAAGCGCTCTCTATACATGTTTGGGTAAATTCCCCTCATGTACGGATACTTTCCAGGTACAGCATCCCTGCTATCATACTTCTTGACATCCTTGCCACTGTAGACACGTTTCACCGTTATGCCCGAATCAGTTTTAAGCGATTCTATCATCGGATCACCTCAACACCTGTCGCATCAATTCTTCAGCCGCTTGATATGGGTCAATTTGTTTCTTCATTAACCGGTCAATGCATTCCTGATATCTCTTACTATTGACTAACTTTTCATTAACCTTTTCTGCTGTCAGGTTCAATATCATGTCCATTAGCTCTGCCTCTATCCTCCTTCGTTCTAATTCCTTATAACTGCTACTTCGTACCTTGATCAATTGCTCTATCCCTCTTACCAGTTCCTTCACGCCTTTGCCTGTCTGTGCCACTGTTTTGAAGACCATTGGCTTCCTTGCTGTGCTTCCTATCAAATCACGAACATCACTGAACAATTTGTCCGCTCCCTGCAAATCTCCTTTGTTCACAACGTAGACGTCTCCAACTTCTGTTAAACCGGCCTTAATTGCCTGAATACTATCACCCGTTTGAGGATTGAATACTACCACCGTTACATCTGCAATCATTGAAATTTCG from the Nitrososphaerales archaeon genome contains:
- the meaB gene encoding methylmalonyl Co-A mutase-associated GTPase MeaB, which translates into the protein METKLVEQLLNGERTAIAKAISVIEDDGADARMLMKKIFKKTGHAHVIGITGPAGAGKSTLIDKLIPEYRSLGYKVAVLAVDPTSAISGGAILGDRVRMQKHALDEGTFIRSMASRGATGGISRSVRNAIRVLDAGKFDRIIIESVGAGQLDIEISMIADVTVVVFNPQTGDSIQAIKAGLTEVGDVYVVNKGDLQGADKLFSDVRDLIGSTARKPMVFKTVAQTGKGVKELVRGIEQLIKVRSSSYKELERRRIEAELMDMILNLTAEKVNEKLVNSKRYQECIDRLMKKQIDPYQAAEELMRQVLR
- a CDS encoding methylmalonyl-CoA mutase family protein — its product is MIESLKTDSGITVKRVYSGKDVKKYDSRDAVPGKYPYMRGIYPNMYRERLWTMRQYTGFGSAEETNKRFKFLLEHGQTGLSLAFDLPTQIGYDSDDSHAEGEVGRTGVAISSLKDMMTCFDGIPLDKVSTSMTINATATTLLSLYIGVAESQGVSPKALRGTLQNDILKEYIARNTYIYPPRPSMRLFVDSVEYCSKYVPQWYPISISGYHMREAGCNAVQELAFTFSNAIEYVDACVERGLKVDGFAPRLSFFFCCTIEFLEEIAKFRAARKIWAKIMKERYHARNPKSTHLRFHVQTSGESLTAQQPDNNIIRVATQALAAVLGGCQSLHTNSKDEALALPTEEAVKIALRTQQIIAYECGVTKTVDPLGGAYFIEYLTGKIEEEVNRYLKRVERMGGSLVAIEKGYFQDEIRKNAYKIKKEVDEGRRIIVGVNKFLDESSAEPKIHIIDPEIERKQIQKLQELKTSRDKGRVEQVLSRLEKAASGDENLMPYIIDAVKNYATLGEISNTFREVFGIYQPKIGF